From a region of the Hypanus sabinus isolate sHypSab1 chromosome 2, sHypSab1.hap1, whole genome shotgun sequence genome:
- the LOC132406886 gene encoding thioredoxin reductase-like selenoprotein T: MAPGGVALSFLLLALTCLGAIGQGLADKRLKMQYVTGPVLRFQICISUGYRRVFEEYTRVISQRYPDIRIEGENYLPQPIYRHVASFLSVFKLVLIGLIIVGKDPFPSLGMEAPSIWHWSQQNKIYACMMVFFLSNMIENQCMSTGAFEITLNDVPVWSKLESGHLPSMQQLVQILDNEMKLNVHMDSIPLHRS, encoded by the exons ATGGCGCCGGGCGGTGTTGCGCTGTCGTTTCTGCTGCTCGCCTTGACCTGCCTGGGCGCCATCGGCCAGGGCTTGGCCGACAAGCGGCTGAAGATGCAGTACGTCACCGGGCCGGTGCTGCGCTTCCAGATCTG TATCTCCTGAGGATACAGAAGGGTGTTTGAGGAGTATACGCGGGTTATAAGCCAGCGATATCCCGACATCCGTATTGAAGGAGAAAATTACCTTCCACAACCTATCTACAG ACACGTAGCATCCTTTCTGTCAGTCTTCAAGCTGGTCTTAATAGGACTAATTATAGTCGGTAAAGATCCCTTTCCTAGTTTGGGCATGGAAGCACCTAGTATCTGGCATTGGAGTCAGCAGAACAAG ATCTATGCATGCATGATGGTGTTCTTCCTTAGTAACATGATTGAAAATCAGTGTATGTCCACTGGTGCATTTGAGATTACATTAAATG atgtTCCAGTGTGGTCCAAGCTAGAATCTGGCCATCTTCCATCCATGCAGCAACTTGTGCAGATTCTCGACAATGAAATGAAGCTCAATGTACACATGGATTCAATCCCACTTCATCGGTCTTAG